The genomic window GACCTCCTCCGCTCCGCCCTCCCGGCCACCGCCGTGCGCACCGGGAGCGCCGCCGTCCTCGCCGACCCCGGCGGCGACCGGCGGCCCGCCCGCCTCACCACCCCGGACGGCACCCACGAGGCCGAACTCGTCGTCGCCGCCGACGGGATCCGCTCCGCGATCCGCGGCACCCTCTTCCCCGCCCACCCCGGGCCCCGCTACTCCGGCTTCACCACCTGGCGGGTCGTCGTAGCGGCCCCCGCCGAACCCTTCGCCCCGCACGAGACCTGGGGCCCCGGACGCCTGTGGGGCAGCCAGCCCCTCAAGGACGGCCGCGTCTACGCGTACGCCATGGCCGCCGCGCCCGCCGGGGCCCGCACGCCCGACGGCGAGAAGGCCGCGCTCCTGCGCCTGTTCGGCGACTGGCACCACCCCGTGCCCGCGATCCTGGAGGCCGCCGACGAGTCCGCCGTCCTGCGCCACGACGTCCACCACCTCATCGACCCGCTGCCCGCCTTCCACCAGGGCCGTACGGCGCTCCTGGGCGACGCCGCCCACGCCATGCAGCCGACCCTCGGCCAGGGCGGCAACCAGGCCGTCGAGGACGCGATCGTCCTCGCCCACCACGCGGGCCCCGGCCTGCCCGTGCCGGCCGCGCTCGCCGGCTACACCGCCGACCGGCTCCCGCGCACCAGCGGCCTGGTCCGCAAGGCCGCCCGCACCGGCCGGCTCGCGCTGCTCTCCGCCCGTCCCGCCGTCGCCCTGCGGAACGCGGCCGTCATCGCCGTCTCGCGCTTCGGCCCCGGGCTCGTGCTGCGCGGCTTCGACGGCATCGCGGACTGGTGCCCGCCCGCCGACGCCGAACGGCCGCGCGTAAGCTGACCGGCGCGTACGGCCCTTCGGGCGGACCCGGCCCCCGGGGACCACGGCCCCTCGGGCGACGGAAGCGAACAACGGCAAGGAGCACCCGTGAAGGTTGGCTGCATCGGACTCGGCGACATCGCGCAGAAGGCCTATCTGCCCGTCCTGTCCGCCCTTCCCGGGGTCGAACTCCACCTGCAGACCCGCACGCCCGCCACCCTCGAACGGGTCGCCGACGGCTACCACCTGCCCGCCGCGCGCCGGCACACCGACCTCGACTCGCTGCTGGCCGTCGGGCTGGACGCCGCCTTCGTGCACGCCTCGACCGCCGTGCACGCCGAGATCGCCGGCCGGCTCCTGGCGGCCGGAGTGCCGACCTACGTCGACAAGCCGCTCGCCTACGAGTACGCCGACTCGGAGCGGATCGTGGAACTGGCGGAGAAGAACGCCGTCAGCCTCGCCGTCGGCTTCAACCGCAGGCTCGCCCCCGGCTACGCCCAGTGCCTGGAGCAGCCCCGCGAGCTGATCCTGATGCAGAAGAACCGCGTCGGACTGCCCGAGGACCCGCGCACCTTCGTCCTCGACGACTTCATCCACGTCGTCGACACGCTGCGCTTCCTGGTCCCCGGCGACGTCGACCACGTCGACGTGCGCGCCCGCGTCCGTGACGGCCTCATGCACCACGTCGTGCTCCAGCTCTCCGGCGACGGCTTCACCGCGATCGGCATGATGAACCGTCTGAACGGCTCCACCGAGGAGGTCCTGGAGGTGTCCGGGCAGGACAGCAAGCGCCAGGTCCTCAACCTCTCCGAGATCGTCGACCACAAGGGCCAGCCGACCGTGCGCCGCCGCGGCGACTGGGTGCCGGTGGCCCGCCAGCGCGGCATCGAGCAGGCGGTCCTCACCTTCCTCGACGCCGTGCGCGAGGGGCGGCTGCTCAGCGCACGGGACGCCCTGCTGACCCACGAGCTGTGCGAGCGGGTGGTACGCGAGGCCCTCGCCCAGGCCTCCTGAGCGTCCGCGCGCCCTCCGCCGCGCACAGCGCGCCGATCACCAGGAGCGCGCCGTACACCGGCCAGTCGCCGAACCGGTCGTAGAGCGTGACCCCGTGCGCGAGCGGGAGCGCGTAGACCGTGGCGGCGCTGCGGTCGGTGCCGAGCGCGGTGCCGGTCCGCCGCCCGTCGGGGCCGTACGCGGCGCTGATCCCGGTCAGCGTCGCGTGCACCACCGGCCGCCCCGAC from Streptomyces showdoensis includes these protein-coding regions:
- a CDS encoding FAD-dependent monooxygenase, whose protein sequence is MEQHRAVVVGAGIGGLTAAIALRARGWDVTVLERAGDLTPVGAGIALAPNALRALDAIGLGDPVRARAAWQGDGGMRRPDGRWLARTDAEAAAARFGGPVVLLHRSTLVDLLRSALPATAVRTGSAAVLADPGGDRRPARLTTPDGTHEAELVVAADGIRSAIRGTLFPAHPGPRYSGFTTWRVVVAAPAEPFAPHETWGPGRLWGSQPLKDGRVYAYAMAAAPAGARTPDGEKAALLRLFGDWHHPVPAILEAADESAVLRHDVHHLIDPLPAFHQGRTALLGDAAHAMQPTLGQGGNQAVEDAIVLAHHAGPGLPVPAALAGYTADRLPRTSGLVRKAARTGRLALLSARPAVALRNAAVIAVSRFGPGLVLRGFDGIADWCPPADAERPRVS
- a CDS encoding Gfo/Idh/MocA family protein, with the protein product MKVGCIGLGDIAQKAYLPVLSALPGVELHLQTRTPATLERVADGYHLPAARRHTDLDSLLAVGLDAAFVHASTAVHAEIAGRLLAAGVPTYVDKPLAYEYADSERIVELAEKNAVSLAVGFNRRLAPGYAQCLEQPRELILMQKNRVGLPEDPRTFVLDDFIHVVDTLRFLVPGDVDHVDVRARVRDGLMHHVVLQLSGDGFTAIGMMNRLNGSTEEVLEVSGQDSKRQVLNLSEIVDHKGQPTVRRRGDWVPVARQRGIEQAVLTFLDAVREGRLLSARDALLTHELCERVVREALAQAS